A window from Balaenoptera musculus isolate JJ_BM4_2016_0621 chromosome 8, mBalMus1.pri.v3, whole genome shotgun sequence encodes these proteins:
- the LOC118900085 gene encoding glycine N-acyltransferase-like isoform X2: MVYGTVFHMNQGNPFKLKALVDKWPDFNTVVIRPQEQDMTDDLDHYTNTYHIYSKDLKNCQEFLSLPEVINWKQHLQIQSSQSSLNEVIQSLAATKSFKVKRSQNILYMAIEAIRELAPSLLDIKNLSLSDGKPKAIDQEMFKLSSLDPTHAAVVNKFWHFGGNEWSQRFIERCIRTFPNFCLLGPEGTPVSWSLMDQTGEMRMGGTLPEYRAHGLVTYVIYYQTQALIERGFPVYSHVDKNNKIMQKMSHSLNHIPVPCDWNQWNCVPL; the protein is encoded by the exons ATG GTTTATGGGACTGTCTTCCACATGAATCAGGGAAACCCATTCAAGCTAAAGGCCCTGGTGGACAAGTGGCCTGATTTTAATACAGTGGTTATCCGCCCTCAGGAGCAG GACATGACAGATGACCTTGATCACTACACCAATACTTACCATATCTACTCCAAAGACCTCAAAAACTGTCAGGAATTCCTCAGCTTACCAGAAGTCATCAATTGGAAACAGCATTTGCAGATCCAAA GTTCACAATCCAGCCTGAATGAAGTAATCCAAAGTCTTGCAGCCACTAAATCCTTCAAAGTCAAGCGATCACAAAACATTCTCTATATGGCGATTGAGGCAATAAGGGAACTGGCTCCTTCCCTGCTGGATATAAAGAACTTATCACTTAGCGATGGCAAACCCAAGGCCAT TGACCAAGAGATGTTTAAACTCTCATCGTTGGATCCTACCCACGCTGCCGTGGTGAATAAGTTCTGGCATTTCGGTGGCAATGAGTGGAGCCAGAGATTCATCGAGCGCTGTATCCGGACCTTCCCCAACTTCTGCCTGCTGGGGCCCGAGGGGACCCCTGTGTCCTGGTCCCTGATGGACCAGACAGGAGAGATGCGGATGGGGGGCACCCTACCTGAGTACCGGGCCCATGGTCTCGTCACCTACGTCATCTATTACCAGACCCAGGCTCTGATCGAACGTGGCTTCCCCGTGTATTCTCATGTAGACAAGAATAACAAAATTATGCAGAAAATGAGTCACAGTCTGAATCATATCCCTGTGCCCTGCGACTGGAACCAGTGGAACTGTGTACCTCTGTGA
- the LOC118900085 gene encoding glycine N-acyltransferase-like isoform X1: MFPLQGAQMLQMLEKSLRKSLPTSLKVYGTVFHMNQGNPFKLKALVDKWPDFNTVVIRPQEQDMTDDLDHYTNTYHIYSKDLKNCQEFLSLPEVINWKQHLQIQSSQSSLNEVIQSLAATKSFKVKRSQNILYMAIEAIRELAPSLLDIKNLSLSDGKPKAIDQEMFKLSSLDPTHAAVVNKFWHFGGNEWSQRFIERCIRTFPNFCLLGPEGTPVSWSLMDQTGEMRMGGTLPEYRAHGLVTYVIYYQTQALIERGFPVYSHVDKNNKIMQKMSHSLNHIPVPCDWNQWNCVPL; the protein is encoded by the exons ATGTTCCCATTGCAAGGTGCCCAGATGCTGCAGATGCTGGAGAAATCCTTGAGGAAGAGCCTTCCTACATCCTTAAAG GTTTATGGGACTGTCTTCCACATGAATCAGGGAAACCCATTCAAGCTAAAGGCCCTGGTGGACAAGTGGCCTGATTTTAATACAGTGGTTATCCGCCCTCAGGAGCAG GACATGACAGATGACCTTGATCACTACACCAATACTTACCATATCTACTCCAAAGACCTCAAAAACTGTCAGGAATTCCTCAGCTTACCAGAAGTCATCAATTGGAAACAGCATTTGCAGATCCAAA GTTCACAATCCAGCCTGAATGAAGTAATCCAAAGTCTTGCAGCCACTAAATCCTTCAAAGTCAAGCGATCACAAAACATTCTCTATATGGCGATTGAGGCAATAAGGGAACTGGCTCCTTCCCTGCTGGATATAAAGAACTTATCACTTAGCGATGGCAAACCCAAGGCCAT TGACCAAGAGATGTTTAAACTCTCATCGTTGGATCCTACCCACGCTGCCGTGGTGAATAAGTTCTGGCATTTCGGTGGCAATGAGTGGAGCCAGAGATTCATCGAGCGCTGTATCCGGACCTTCCCCAACTTCTGCCTGCTGGGGCCCGAGGGGACCCCTGTGTCCTGGTCCCTGATGGACCAGACAGGAGAGATGCGGATGGGGGGCACCCTACCTGAGTACCGGGCCCATGGTCTCGTCACCTACGTCATCTATTACCAGACCCAGGCTCTGATCGAACGTGGCTTCCCCGTGTATTCTCATGTAGACAAGAATAACAAAATTATGCAGAAAATGAGTCACAGTCTGAATCATATCCCTGTGCCCTGCGACTGGAACCAGTGGAACTGTGTACCTCTGTGA
- the LOC118900085 gene encoding glycine N-acyltransferase-like isoform X3 has product MNQGNPFKLKALVDKWPDFNTVVIRPQEQDMTDDLDHYTNTYHIYSKDLKNCQEFLSLPEVINWKQHLQIQSSQSSLNEVIQSLAATKSFKVKRSQNILYMAIEAIRELAPSLLDIKNLSLSDGKPKAIDQEMFKLSSLDPTHAAVVNKFWHFGGNEWSQRFIERCIRTFPNFCLLGPEGTPVSWSLMDQTGEMRMGGTLPEYRAHGLVTYVIYYQTQALIERGFPVYSHVDKNNKIMQKMSHSLNHIPVPCDWNQWNCVPL; this is encoded by the exons ATGAATCAGGGAAACCCATTCAAGCTAAAGGCCCTGGTGGACAAGTGGCCTGATTTTAATACAGTGGTTATCCGCCCTCAGGAGCAG GACATGACAGATGACCTTGATCACTACACCAATACTTACCATATCTACTCCAAAGACCTCAAAAACTGTCAGGAATTCCTCAGCTTACCAGAAGTCATCAATTGGAAACAGCATTTGCAGATCCAAA GTTCACAATCCAGCCTGAATGAAGTAATCCAAAGTCTTGCAGCCACTAAATCCTTCAAAGTCAAGCGATCACAAAACATTCTCTATATGGCGATTGAGGCAATAAGGGAACTGGCTCCTTCCCTGCTGGATATAAAGAACTTATCACTTAGCGATGGCAAACCCAAGGCCAT TGACCAAGAGATGTTTAAACTCTCATCGTTGGATCCTACCCACGCTGCCGTGGTGAATAAGTTCTGGCATTTCGGTGGCAATGAGTGGAGCCAGAGATTCATCGAGCGCTGTATCCGGACCTTCCCCAACTTCTGCCTGCTGGGGCCCGAGGGGACCCCTGTGTCCTGGTCCCTGATGGACCAGACAGGAGAGATGCGGATGGGGGGCACCCTACCTGAGTACCGGGCCCATGGTCTCGTCACCTACGTCATCTATTACCAGACCCAGGCTCTGATCGAACGTGGCTTCCCCGTGTATTCTCATGTAGACAAGAATAACAAAATTATGCAGAAAATGAGTCACAGTCTGAATCATATCCCTGTGCCCTGCGACTGGAACCAGTGGAACTGTGTACCTCTGTGA